In the Streptomyces formicae genome, one interval contains:
- a CDS encoding carboxymuconolactone decarboxylase family protein: MTNDTNATAAPRVNFAKAAPKAFKALIGFDAAARDGLDPALVELIQIRASLLNGCAYCLHMHTSDARKAGEDEARLHMVGVWREARHFFTAKEQAALALTESVTLVSQGSVPDDVYGEAARHFDESELARVLALIFTINTWNRIALSTAKVAGEDERVAH; this comes from the coding sequence ATGACGAACGACACGAACGCCACCGCCGCTCCCCGAGTCAACTTCGCCAAGGCCGCCCCCAAGGCGTTCAAGGCCCTCATCGGCTTCGACGCCGCCGCCCGCGACGGCCTCGACCCGGCCCTCGTCGAGCTGATCCAGATCCGCGCCTCGCTCCTCAACGGCTGCGCGTACTGCCTCCACATGCACACCTCCGACGCCCGCAAGGCAGGCGAGGACGAGGCGCGGCTGCACATGGTCGGCGTGTGGCGCGAGGCCCGTCACTTCTTCACGGCCAAGGAGCAGGCGGCGCTCGCCCTGACCGAGTCGGTCACCCTCGTCTCGCAGGGCAGCGTCCCTGACGACGTCTACGGAGAGGCGGCCCGGCACTTCGACGAGTCGGAGCTGGCCCGCGTCCTCGCCCTGATCTTCACCATCAACACCTGGAACCGCATCGCCCTGAGCACCGCCAAGGTCGCGGGCGAGGACGAGCGGGTGGCCCACTGA
- a CDS encoding PLP-dependent aminotransferase family protein encodes MPESWVNSAERIGIDLHVDLSGPGSRRAVLIRALRDAVREGRLPPGTRLPPYRSLAADLGLARNTVADAYAELVAEGWLTARQGSGTRVAERTAPPKRPRLPKPAPAKPATPAYNLLQGTPDATSFPRTAWLSSARRALGAAPNEAFGPGDPRGRIELRRALTDYLTRARGVRVSPERIVVCSGFAHALRLLFGGAVLHGPSPSSRLRSSGGYPLAVESYGLGFHREILANAGVRTVPLGLDEQGARIEELASGPRVRGVLLTPAHQFPTGGPLHPSRRAAAVDWARSHGGLILEDDYDGEFRYDREPVGAVQGLDPEHVIYLGSVSKSLSPAVRIGWMVLPEHLVHGVLAAKGEREAWASVLDQLTLADFIASGQYDRHVRRMRQRYRSRRDRLVAALAERAPHITATGIAAGLHAVLRLPPGTEASVVKAAAWQGIALEGLAQFRHPQATMAATDGLVVGYSTPSEHAYGAAVDALCRALPPDERGDPADRRVRPSSAARPHAT; translated from the coding sequence ATGCCGGAATCATGGGTCAATTCGGCGGAGCGCATCGGCATCGACCTGCACGTGGACCTGTCGGGTCCCGGCAGTCGCAGGGCCGTCCTCATCCGCGCGCTCCGCGACGCCGTGCGCGAGGGACGCCTGCCTCCCGGCACCCGGCTTCCGCCCTACCGCTCGCTCGCCGCCGACCTGGGCCTGGCCCGCAACACCGTCGCCGACGCCTACGCGGAACTGGTCGCCGAGGGGTGGCTGACGGCACGGCAGGGATCGGGCACCCGGGTCGCCGAGCGAACCGCGCCGCCCAAGCGCCCCCGGCTGCCGAAACCCGCCCCCGCCAAGCCCGCCACCCCCGCGTACAACCTGCTCCAGGGCACCCCCGACGCCACCTCCTTCCCCCGCACGGCCTGGCTCTCGTCCGCCCGTCGCGCGCTCGGCGCCGCGCCCAACGAGGCCTTCGGGCCCGGTGATCCACGCGGCAGGATCGAGCTGCGCAGGGCGCTCACCGACTATCTGACGCGGGCGCGCGGGGTGCGCGTCAGTCCCGAACGGATCGTGGTGTGCTCCGGGTTCGCGCACGCGCTGCGGCTGCTGTTCGGCGGGGCGGTGCTGCACGGGCCTTCCCCGAGCTCTCGACTTCGTTCGAGCGGGGGATACCCCCTTGCCGTGGAGTCGTACGGCCTCGGGTTCCATCGCGAGATCCTGGCGAACGCGGGCGTACGGACGGTTCCGCTCGGCCTCGACGAACAGGGCGCCCGGATCGAGGAGTTGGCATCGGGGCCCCGGGTGCGCGGGGTGCTGCTCACGCCCGCACACCAGTTCCCGACCGGCGGCCCGCTGCACCCCTCGCGGCGCGCGGCGGCCGTCGACTGGGCCCGCTCGCACGGCGGCCTGATCCTGGAGGACGACTACGACGGGGAGTTCCGCTACGACCGCGAGCCCGTCGGCGCCGTGCAGGGCCTCGACCCCGAGCACGTCATCTACCTGGGCTCGGTGAGCAAGAGCCTGTCCCCCGCCGTACGCATCGGCTGGATGGTGCTGCCCGAACACCTCGTGCACGGGGTGCTCGCCGCCAAGGGGGAGCGCGAGGCGTGGGCGAGCGTCCTCGACCAGCTCACGCTCGCCGACTTCATCGCTTCCGGGCAGTACGACCGGCACGTCCGCCGCATGCGGCAGCGCTACCGGAGCCGCCGGGACCGGCTCGTCGCCGCCCTCGCCGAACGCGCACCGCACATCACGGCCACCGGCATCGCGGCGGGTCTGCACGCGGTGCTGCGGCTGCCGCCCGGCACGGAGGCGTCCGTGGTCAAGGCGGCGGCCTGGCAGGGCATCGCCCTGGAGGGCCTCGCCCAGTTCCGGCATCCGCAGGCCACGATGGCGGCCACGGACGGCCTCGTCGTCGGCTACTCGACGCCCTCGGAACACGCCTACGGGGCGGCGGTCGACGCGCTGTGCCGCGCGCTGCCGCCGGACGAGCGGGGGGATCCCGCCGACCGCAGGGTCAGGCCGTCATCAGCGGCGCGTCCTCACGCCACTTGA
- a CDS encoding ATP-binding protein, which translates to MSIWWSLHLRREAASVPLARRLLIGAMDTAGVDPEISYDLSVALSEACANAVEHGGATAHGGTSGAYRVTAYLDGEKCRIEVADSGPGFPGAQGHAAAAPSAGSVTRGRPAPPRPPASDTDEHGRGLWLISELADHVQLGTRPGRGGAVISFDKILKWREDAPLMTA; encoded by the coding sequence ATGAGCATCTGGTGGTCTCTCCATTTGCGGCGCGAAGCCGCGAGCGTTCCGCTCGCCCGTCGTCTGCTCATCGGTGCGATGGACACGGCGGGCGTGGATCCAGAAATTTCCTACGATTTGTCGGTAGCCCTCAGCGAGGCGTGCGCCAACGCCGTGGAGCACGGCGGCGCCACCGCGCACGGGGGAACGAGCGGGGCGTACCGCGTCACCGCGTACCTGGACGGCGAGAAGTGCCGCATCGAGGTGGCCGATTCGGGCCCCGGATTCCCGGGCGCCCAGGGCCACGCGGCGGCCGCTCCCTCTGCCGGGTCCGTGACGCGCGGCCGTCCCGCGCCGCCCAGGCCCCCCGCGTCCGATACGGACGAGCACGGCCGGGGCCTGTGGCTGATCAGTGAGCTCGCCGACCACGTTCAGCTCGGCACCAGGCCGGGCAGGGGCGGTGCGGTGATCAGCTTCGACAAGATCCTCAAGTGGCGTGAGGACGCGCCGCTGATGACGGCCTGA
- a CDS encoding YcnI family protein: MNAKSRVAAAATVAASAVLVLSAPAFAHVSVSPEGEAAKGGYATVNFRVPNEQDDASTTKVEVSFPGDHPLASVMTQPVPGWNVKVTKAKLDKPLEIHGEKIDEAVSKVTWTADGKGIQPGTFQKFPVSMGQLPENADALVFKAIQTYDNKDVVRWIEPQQKGQEEPEHPAPTLELTAASDEHGGAAAKDDAKAGTEKAAASDDSDSSDTTARVLGIVGIVVGAAGVAFGVLAGRRRTAA, from the coding sequence ATGAACGCCAAGTCACGCGTCGCCGCCGCGGCCACCGTCGCCGCCTCCGCCGTGCTCGTCCTCTCCGCGCCCGCCTTCGCGCACGTCAGCGTCTCGCCGGAGGGCGAGGCCGCCAAGGGCGGGTACGCGACGGTCAACTTCAGGGTGCCGAACGAGCAGGACGACGCCTCGACCACCAAGGTCGAGGTCTCCTTCCCGGGCGACCACCCGCTCGCCTCGGTGATGACCCAGCCCGTGCCCGGCTGGAACGTGAAGGTCACCAAGGCCAAGCTCGACAAGCCGCTGGAGATCCACGGCGAGAAGATCGACGAGGCCGTCTCCAAGGTCACCTGGACCGCCGACGGCAAGGGCATCCAGCCCGGCACCTTCCAGAAGTTCCCCGTCTCCATGGGCCAGCTGCCCGAGAACGCGGACGCGTTGGTCTTCAAGGCCATCCAGACGTACGACAACAAGGACGTCGTCCGCTGGATCGAGCCGCAGCAGAAGGGCCAGGAGGAGCCGGAGCACCCCGCGCCCACCCTCGAGCTGACCGCCGCCTCCGACGAGCACGGCGGCGCGGCCGCGAAGGACGACGCCAAGGCCGGTACCGAGAAGGCCGCCGCGTCCGACGACTCCGACAGCAGCGACACCACGGCCCGGGTCCTCGGCATCGTGGGCATCGTCGTGGGTGCCGCGGGCGTCGCCTTCGGCGTGCTGGCCGGCCGTCGCCGCACCGCCGCCTGA
- a CDS encoding SCO family protein, protein MRTKSSKSTDSSTEPRTDARTAAGAATVRTGRRRALAAAALLSAAALTLTACGSGGDDKPVADVSVEKDSGKAATVLDNPYKKPNLVLKDVNGKKYDLREETKGKATLLYFGYTHCPDACPLTMGNIAVAKKELEKSGLSKAERDKLRVVFVTTDPDRDTPAHLKEWLDGVDSDFVGLTGDFATIQAGASQVAISVEPTKKDKKGKLVSMHGTSVIAYSPKTDKGYVLYGEKATAADYTRDLPKLIKGETP, encoded by the coding sequence ATGCGCACGAAGAGCTCGAAGAGCACTGACAGCAGCACTGAACCACGCACTGACGCACGGACCGCGGCAGGAGCCGCCACCGTCCGCACGGGCCGCCGCAGGGCACTCGCCGCGGCCGCCCTGCTGAGCGCGGCCGCCCTCACGCTGACCGCCTGCGGCAGCGGCGGCGACGACAAGCCCGTCGCCGATGTCTCCGTGGAGAAGGACTCGGGCAAGGCCGCCACGGTCCTGGACAACCCGTACAAGAAGCCGAACCTCGTCCTCAAGGACGTGAACGGCAAGAAGTACGACCTGCGCGAGGAGACCAAGGGCAAGGCGACCCTGCTCTACTTCGGCTACACGCACTGCCCCGACGCCTGCCCCCTGACGATGGGCAACATCGCGGTCGCCAAGAAGGAGCTGGAGAAGTCCGGCCTCTCCAAGGCCGAGCGGGACAAGCTCCGGGTCGTCTTCGTCACCACCGACCCCGACCGCGACACTCCCGCCCACCTCAAGGAGTGGCTGGACGGCGTGGACTCCGACTTCGTCGGCCTGACCGGCGACTTCGCCACCATCCAGGCCGGGGCCAGCCAGGTCGCGATCAGCGTCGAGCCGACCAAGAAGGACAAGAAGGGCAAGCTCGTCTCGATGCACGGCACGTCGGTCATCGCGTACTCGCCCAAGACCGACAAGGGATACGTCCTGTACGGCGAGAAGGCCACCGCGGCCGACTACACCAGGGATCTCCCCAAGCTCATCAAGGGAGAGACTCCGTGA
- a CDS encoding copper chaperone PCu(A)C, with the protein MNHRTTTHRRALAGGAIALAAALTLAGCGGDSDSKDSADKPELKVSGAFIPEPTMDDMAAGFLKIDNTGAADELTSATSDIAGDVTLHSSKGGAMKEQDSFAVPADGELDFTRGGNHLMFEKLKRKPKQGDKVAVTLHFQKSDPIKVEVPVKEATHNPEQQGESAHGSHTSH; encoded by the coding sequence GTGAACCACCGCACCACCACCCACCGCCGCGCCCTCGCGGGCGGCGCCATAGCGCTGGCCGCGGCGCTGACCCTGGCGGGCTGCGGCGGCGACTCCGACTCCAAGGACTCGGCCGACAAGCCCGAACTGAAGGTCAGCGGGGCCTTCATCCCCGAGCCCACCATGGACGACATGGCCGCGGGCTTCCTGAAGATCGACAACACGGGCGCCGCCGACGAGCTGACCTCCGCCACCAGCGACATCGCGGGCGACGTCACGCTGCACAGCTCCAAGGGCGGCGCGATGAAGGAGCAGGACTCCTTCGCCGTGCCCGCCGACGGCGAGCTCGACTTCACCCGCGGCGGCAACCACCTGATGTTCGAAAAGCTCAAGCGCAAGCCGAAGCAGGGCGACAAGGTGGCCGTGACACTGCACTTCCAGAAGTCGGACCCGATCAAGGTCGAGGTGCCGGTCAAGGAAGCGACGCACAACCCCGAGCAGCAGGGCGAGTCGGCACACGGCTCGCACACGTCGCACTGA
- a CDS encoding copper resistance CopC/CopD family protein encodes MPRLLRLLLVIVAATGAFLAGAAPASAHAALTGSDPKQGAVVPKAPDQVKLTFSEKVAMSDGSVRVLDPSGKRADTKKTTDLGSNTYGVKLRPGLPDGTFTVAYQVVSADSHPVAGAFTFSIGAPSDTKVALPDQEAGGGLVGVLYDIARYFSYAGFILVVGGAAFVLGCWPRGAGVRPVQRLVTYGWVTLTGATLALLLLRAPYTGSGKLADAFDMGKLGDVLNTKTGAALVSRLLLLAAAALFIAVLFGAYEKRTDPKEKKDLTFGLAIGGSVVAIGIAATWAMAEHASTGLQAGLAMPVDVLHLLAVAAWLGGLATLLVALYRTPSVEEAAVRRFSRLAFTSVVVLAATGLYQSWRQVGSWSALTGTSYGQLLLVKVGLVVVLVGVASISRRWTGRIAAEAGGLAPEAAAAVVVEQRAAVVVEQRTQKPVTVPSGGADARRSAQLARQRAAMASAREKRVRDADPHRSGLRRSVLTEAGIAVVLLAVTTILTTTEPGRTEEEAAKATSAAAQQRSGPLTLKVPFDTGGQDGRGTVQLDLDPGRTGSNDLHIYVKRPNGSAFDIPEVKVSFTLESKDVGPLPVAPDHIATGHWSASGVQIPMAGDWKIAVTVRTSDIDQVTVKKNAQIG; translated from the coding sequence ATGCCACGCCTCCTGCGGCTCCTCCTGGTGATCGTCGCCGCGACCGGCGCGTTCCTCGCCGGTGCCGCACCCGCCTCCGCGCACGCCGCGCTGACGGGCAGCGACCCGAAGCAGGGAGCGGTGGTCCCCAAGGCGCCCGACCAGGTGAAGCTCACCTTCTCCGAGAAGGTCGCCATGTCGGACGGCTCCGTGCGGGTGCTCGACCCGTCCGGCAAGCGCGCCGATACCAAGAAGACCACCGACCTCGGCTCCAACACCTACGGCGTGAAGCTCCGTCCCGGCCTGCCCGACGGCACCTTCACCGTCGCCTACCAGGTGGTCTCCGCCGACAGCCACCCCGTCGCCGGCGCCTTCACGTTCTCCATCGGCGCGCCCTCCGACACCAAGGTCGCGCTCCCCGACCAGGAAGCGGGCGGCGGCCTGGTCGGCGTGCTCTACGACATCGCGCGCTACTTCTCGTACGCCGGGTTCATCCTGGTCGTCGGCGGCGCCGCCTTCGTGCTCGGCTGCTGGCCGCGCGGCGCGGGCGTACGCCCCGTCCAGCGCCTGGTGACGTACGGCTGGGTCACGCTGACCGGCGCCACACTCGCCCTCCTCCTGCTGCGCGCCCCCTACACCGGTTCCGGCAAGCTCGCCGACGCCTTCGACATGGGCAAGCTCGGCGACGTCCTCAACACCAAGACCGGCGCGGCCCTGGTCTCCCGGCTGCTGCTGCTCGCCGCCGCCGCGCTGTTCATCGCGGTGCTCTTCGGGGCATACGAGAAGCGGACGGACCCCAAGGAGAAGAAGGACCTCACCTTCGGGCTGGCCATCGGCGGCAGCGTCGTCGCCATCGGGATCGCGGCGACCTGGGCGATGGCCGAGCACGCCTCGACCGGCCTCCAGGCGGGGCTCGCGATGCCCGTCGACGTGCTGCACCTGCTGGCCGTAGCCGCCTGGCTCGGCGGGCTCGCGACGCTCCTCGTCGCGCTCTACCGCACGCCGTCGGTGGAGGAGGCGGCCGTGCGGCGGTTCTCGCGGCTCGCCTTCACCAGCGTCGTCGTCCTCGCCGCGACCGGCCTCTACCAGTCGTGGCGGCAGGTCGGCTCGTGGTCGGCCCTGACCGGCACGTCGTACGGGCAGTTGCTGCTCGTCAAGGTCGGCCTGGTCGTCGTCCTGGTGGGCGTCGCCTCCATCTCGCGGCGCTGGACCGGGCGCATCGCCGCCGAGGCGGGCGGGCTCGCCCCGGAGGCCGCGGCCGCCGTGGTCGTCGAGCAGCGTGCCGCCGTGGTCGTCGAGCAGCGCACGCAGAAGCCCGTCACGGTGCCGTCCGGCGGCGCCGACGCCCGGCGCTCCGCCCAGCTCGCCCGCCAGCGGGCGGCCATGGCGAGCGCCCGCGAGAAGCGCGTGCGCGACGCCGACCCGCACCGCTCAGGACTGCGCCGTTCGGTGCTCACCGAGGCGGGCATCGCCGTCGTCCTGCTCGCCGTCACCACGATCCTGACGACCACCGAGCCGGGCCGCACGGAGGAGGAGGCCGCCAAGGCCACCTCCGCGGCGGCGCAGCAGCGCTCGGGCCCGCTCACCCTCAAGGTGCCCTTCGACACGGGCGGCCAGGACGGCAGGGGCACGGTGCAGCTCGACCTCGACCCGGGCCGCACCGGCAGCAACGACCTGCACATCTACGTGAAGCGGCCCAACGGCAGCGCCTTCGACATCCCCGAGGTGAAGGTCTCCTTCACGCTGGAGTCGAAGGACGTCGGACCGCTGCCCGTCGCTCCCGACCACATCGCCACCGGACACTGGAGTGCGAGCGGGGTGCAGATCCCGATGGCGGGCGACTGGAAGATCGCGGTGACCGTGCGGACCTCGGACATCGACCAGGTCACCGTGAAGAAGAACGCGCAGATCGGCTGA
- the efeB gene encoding iron uptake transporter deferrochelatase/peroxidase subunit yields MNGTTMADNGISRRRLLGTAGATGLALGAGGGAVGYAAASSGSGSSSDGSKAALASLGTDEVMFHGKHQPGITTPTQARGHLVAFDLTAGAGRKEAAALLRRWSGTAARLMAGEPVEGDDTSVARDAGPSSLTVTFGFGASFFGRTGLAKQRPDALDPLPHFSSDRLDKARSNGDLWVQIGANDALVAFHALRAIQRDAAGAARVRWQMNGFNRSPGATAHPMTTRNLMGQVDGTNNPKPSDKDFDERVFVPADGDPAWMADGSYVVVRRIRMLLDDWEKLGRKDQEAVIGRHKSDGSPLTGGTETTEPQLEKTGADGTLVIPVNAHARISRPDQNGGAAMLRRPFSYHDGFDGKGDPDAGLLFVCWQADPVRGFVPVQRKLDRGDALSEFVRHESSGLFAVPGGAAKGEYVGQRLLEG; encoded by the coding sequence CTGAACGGAACCACCATGGCGGACAACGGGATCTCGCGGCGTCGGCTGCTCGGCACCGCGGGCGCGACCGGCCTCGCGCTCGGCGCGGGGGGCGGCGCGGTCGGCTATGCCGCGGCCTCCTCGGGCTCGGGCTCGTCCTCGGACGGGTCGAAGGCGGCGCTCGCGTCGCTCGGCACGGACGAGGTGATGTTTCACGGGAAACATCAGCCCGGCATCACCACACCCACGCAGGCCCGGGGCCATCTCGTCGCCTTCGACCTGACGGCGGGCGCGGGCCGCAAGGAGGCGGCGGCCCTGCTGCGCCGCTGGTCGGGCACTGCCGCGCGGCTGATGGCGGGCGAGCCCGTGGAGGGCGACGACACATCGGTCGCCCGGGACGCGGGCCCCTCCTCCCTCACCGTCACGTTCGGCTTCGGCGCGAGCTTCTTCGGCCGTACGGGACTGGCGAAGCAGCGCCCCGACGCCCTCGATCCACTGCCGCACTTCTCGTCCGACCGGCTCGACAAGGCGCGCAGCAACGGCGATCTGTGGGTGCAGATCGGTGCGAACGACGCGCTGGTCGCCTTCCACGCGCTGCGGGCGATCCAGCGGGACGCGGCGGGGGCGGCGCGCGTGCGCTGGCAGATGAACGGCTTCAACCGCTCGCCCGGCGCCACCGCGCACCCGATGACGACCCGCAACCTGATGGGCCAGGTCGACGGCACGAACAACCCGAAGCCGTCGGACAAGGACTTCGACGAGCGCGTCTTCGTGCCCGCCGACGGCGATCCCGCGTGGATGGCGGACGGCTCATACGTGGTGGTGCGCCGGATCCGGATGCTCCTCGACGACTGGGAGAAGCTCGGCCGCAAGGACCAGGAGGCGGTGATCGGGCGGCACAAGTCGGACGGTTCGCCGCTGACCGGCGGCACGGAGACCACCGAGCCGCAGTTGGAGAAGACGGGCGCCGACGGCACGCTCGTCATCCCCGTCAACGCCCATGCCCGCATCTCGCGGCCCGACCAGAACGGCGGCGCCGCGATGCTGCGCCGCCCCTTCTCGTACCACGACGGCTTCGACGGCAAGGGCGATCCTGACGCCGGGCTGCTCTTCGTCTGCTGGCAGGCGGACCCGGTCCGCGGCTTCGTCCCCGTACAGCGCAAGCTCGACCGGGGCGACGCCCTGTCGGAGTTCGTCCGGCACGAGTCGAGCGGGCTCTTCGCGGTGCCGGGCGGGGCGGCGAAGGGCGAGTACGTGGGGCAGCGGCTGCTGGAGGGGTGA
- the pheA gene encoding prephenate dehydratase, with amino-acid sequence MSATRYTYLGPEGTFTEAALRTLPEAAARELVPMVSVPATLDAVRNGEAAAALVPIENSVEGGVTTTVDELAKGEPLMIYREVVLPIAFALLVRPGTALTDIKTVTGHPVAQPQVRNWLSAHLPDALWESAASNADGARLVQEGRFDAAFAGEFAAATYGLVPLVSEIHDAANAETRFVLVGRPARPAAPTGADKTSVVIWLGDDHPGALLELLQEFAVRGVNLMRIESRPTGRGIGNYCFSVDAEGHITDRRVGEALMGLKRICPQVRFLGSYPRAGVAPADVRTLRPGTSDEAFMAAADWLARSQDGRF; translated from the coding sequence ATGTCGGCGACGCGCTACACCTATCTCGGCCCCGAAGGCACCTTCACCGAGGCCGCTCTCCGCACGCTGCCCGAGGCGGCCGCACGGGAGCTGGTCCCGATGGTGTCCGTACCGGCCACGCTCGACGCGGTGCGGAACGGCGAGGCCGCGGCCGCGCTCGTGCCCATCGAGAACTCGGTCGAGGGCGGCGTCACCACCACCGTCGACGAGCTCGCCAAGGGCGAGCCCCTGATGATCTACCGCGAGGTGGTCCTGCCGATCGCCTTCGCGCTGCTCGTGCGCCCGGGCACCGCGCTCACGGACATCAAGACGGTGACCGGCCACCCGGTGGCCCAGCCCCAGGTGCGCAACTGGCTCTCCGCACACCTGCCCGACGCCCTGTGGGAGTCGGCCGCGTCGAACGCGGACGGCGCGCGCCTGGTCCAGGAGGGCCGCTTCGACGCCGCCTTCGCGGGTGAGTTCGCCGCGGCGACGTACGGGCTCGTGCCGCTGGTCAGCGAGATCCACGACGCGGCGAACGCCGAGACGCGCTTCGTGCTGGTCGGCCGCCCGGCCAGGCCCGCCGCACCGACGGGCGCCGACAAGACCTCCGTCGTCATCTGGCTCGGCGACGACCACCCCGGCGCCCTGCTCGAACTGCTCCAGGAGTTCGCCGTGCGCGGCGTCAACCTCATGCGGATCGAATCGCGCCCGACCGGTCGGGGCATCGGCAACTACTGCTTCTCGGTGGACGCCGAGGGACACATCACCGACCGCCGGGTCGGCGAGGCCCTGATGGGCCTGAAGCGGATCTGCCCCCAGGTGCGCTTCCTCGGCTCGTACCCGCGGGCCGGAGTGGCTCCCGCGGACGTGCGGACGTTGCGGCCCGGCACGTCGGACGAGGCGTTCATGGCGGCGGCGGACTGGCTGGCGCGCAGCCAGGACGGCCGTTTCTAG
- the serS gene encoding serine--tRNA ligase, with translation MIDLRLLREDPDRVRASQRARGEDVALVDALLSADERRRSSGVRFDELRSEQKSLGKLIPKATPEERAELLTKAEQLKVDVKAAEAAQNEADEETKSLLLKLGNIVHTDVPVGGEEDFVVLDTIGTPRDFAAEGFEPKDHLELGEALGAIDVERGAKVSGSRFYYLTGVGALLELALVNAAIAQATEAGFVPMLTPALVRPRAMEGTGFLGQAADNVYHLEKDDYYLVGTSEVALAGYHMDEIIEADKLPLRYAGFSPCFRREAGTYGKDTRGIFRVHQFDKVEMFSYVDPADAENEHQRLLEWEKQWLTGLGLPFQVIDVATGDLGSSASRKFDCEAWIPTQGKYRELTSASNCDGFQARRLSVRMREGKKVQPLATLNGTLCAVPRTIVAILENHQQADGSVVVPEVLRPYLGGREILEPIAK, from the coding sequence GTGATTGACCTTCGCCTGCTCCGTGAGGACCCCGACCGTGTTCGCGCCTCCCAGCGCGCCCGTGGAGAGGACGTCGCGCTCGTCGACGCCCTGCTCTCCGCCGACGAGCGGCGCAGGTCGTCCGGCGTCCGCTTCGACGAGCTGCGCTCCGAGCAGAAGTCGCTCGGCAAGCTCATCCCCAAGGCCACGCCCGAGGAGCGCGCCGAGCTCCTGACGAAGGCCGAGCAGCTCAAGGTCGACGTCAAGGCCGCGGAGGCCGCTCAGAACGAGGCCGACGAAGAGACCAAGAGCCTGCTCCTGAAGCTCGGCAACATCGTCCACACGGACGTCCCGGTCGGCGGCGAGGAGGACTTCGTCGTCCTCGACACGATCGGCACCCCGCGCGACTTCGCGGCCGAGGGCTTCGAGCCGAAGGACCACCTGGAGCTCGGCGAGGCGCTCGGCGCCATCGACGTCGAGCGCGGCGCGAAGGTCTCGGGCTCGCGCTTCTACTACCTCACCGGCGTCGGCGCGCTCCTGGAGCTCGCCCTGGTGAACGCGGCGATCGCGCAGGCGACGGAGGCCGGGTTCGTCCCGATGCTGACGCCCGCCCTGGTGCGCCCGCGCGCCATGGAGGGCACCGGCTTCCTCGGCCAGGCCGCGGACAACGTGTACCACCTGGAGAAGGACGACTACTACCTGGTCGGCACCTCCGAGGTGGCCCTCGCCGGGTACCACATGGACGAGATCATCGAAGCCGACAAGCTGCCCCTGCGGTACGCCGGGTTCTCGCCCTGCTTCCGCCGCGAGGCGGGCACGTACGGCAAGGACACCCGCGGCATCTTCCGTGTGCACCAGTTCGACAAGGTCGAGATGTTCTCGTACGTCGACCCGGCCGACGCGGAGAACGAGCACCAGCGCCTCCTGGAGTGGGAGAAGCAGTGGCTGACCGGCCTCGGCCTGCCCTTCCAGGTGATCGACGTCGCCACCGGTGACCTCGGCTCCTCGGCCTCGCGCAAGTTCGACTGCGAGGCGTGGATCCCCACCCAGGGCAAGTACCGCGAGCTCACCTCGGCCTCGAACTGCGACGGCTTCCAGGCCCGCCGCCTCTCGGTGCGCATGCGCGAGGGCAAGAAGGTCCAGCCGCTCGCGACGCTGAACGGCACGCTGTGCGCCGTCCCGCGCACCATCGTGGCCATCCTGGAGAATCACCAGCAGGCCGACGGCTCCGTGGTGGTGCCCGAGGTGCTGCGTCCGTACCTCGGGGGACGAGAGATCCTGGAGCCCATCGCCAAGTGA
- a CDS encoding HAD family hydrolase yields MSHPAPVTPSFPYKLVATDLDGTLLRPDDTVSERTREALTAATAAGAAHIIVTGRAVPWTRHILDDLGYEGIAVCGQGAQVYHAGEHRLLTSVTLDRQLAGLALAKIEAEIGPLALAASRDGIDGEVLVGPGYGVQEGPLPVIPFTDVADLWAAPLNKVYVQHPGLSDDALADVARQVAGDLVGVTMAGEGIVELLPLGLSKATGLSLAARRLGAKAADTIAFGDMPNDIPMFGWAAHGVAMANAHEELKAIADEVTTSNEAEGIAVVLERLLGA; encoded by the coding sequence GTGAGCCACCCTGCTCCGGTCACGCCCTCCTTCCCGTACAAGCTGGTCGCGACCGACCTGGACGGGACGCTGCTGCGGCCCGACGACACGGTTTCGGAACGGACGCGCGAGGCGCTCACCGCGGCCACCGCGGCGGGCGCGGCGCACATCATCGTCACCGGCCGCGCGGTGCCCTGGACCCGCCACATCCTCGACGACCTCGGCTACGAGGGCATCGCGGTGTGCGGGCAGGGCGCGCAGGTCTACCACGCGGGGGAGCACCGGCTGCTCACGTCGGTGACGCTGGACCGGCAGCTGGCCGGTCTCGCGCTGGCCAAGATCGAGGCGGAGATCGGCCCCCTGGCGCTCGCCGCGAGCCGCGACGGCATCGACGGCGAGGTCCTGGTCGGCCCCGGGTACGGGGTGCAGGAGGGCCCGCTCCCGGTGATCCCCTTCACGGACGTCGCCGACCTGTGGGCGGCCCCGCTGAACAAGGTGTACGTCCAGCACCCCGGCCTCAGCGACGACGCCCTCGCGGACGTGGCCCGTCAGGTGGCGGGCGACCTGGTCGGCGTCACGATGGCGGGCGAAGGCATCGTCGAACTCCTGCCCCTCGGCCTCTCCAAGGCCACGGGCCTCTCCCTGGCGGCCCGCCGCCTGGGCGCGAAGGCGGCGGACACGATCGCCTTCGGCGACATGCCCAACGACATCCCGATGTTCGGCTGGGCGGCCCACGGCGTAGCCATGGCCAACGCCCACGAGGAACTCAAGGCGATCGCCGACGAGGTGACCACGTCGAACGAGGCGGAGGGCATCGCGGTGGTGCTTGAGCGGTTGCTGGGCGCGTGA